The following coding sequences lie in one Silene latifolia isolate original U9 population chromosome 5, ASM4854445v1, whole genome shotgun sequence genomic window:
- the LOC141655296 gene encoding uncharacterized protein LOC141655296 has protein sequence MANFAKATQQEQANLRATFLKDMREIESRMASHDMANPQRPPGGLLAQGQSSKDASNSHHDHAVVLRSGVELEDPYKDLELEVDEEPKGNGLGMNGEERSSPMASSTKVSEDKKGKKACEDSSRSGIQVDKDVDGYVEDLPYEEEAIEEVPLQHSKKLTKNSAPPKFLKDILTKKRVLGDQEIVAMEEACSAHILNKMPTKLGDPGSFSIPCVVGGVPISRALCDLGASVSLIPLKVAKRIGIQNLAPTTMTLQLADRSVKRPMGVLEDVPVKNGLLTFQIEGNNIEFNLPNLMKGPRMERLSTIELIDEIVHEVAREEAEMEEVFQISLHDEAMKEDHEVDEELSKKVEGFLPPKRCEEHNLVLNWEKCHFMVEEGVVLGHVVSSRGIEVDGAKVAVIENLSPPSSVKGVRSFVGHAGFYRRFIKDFSKIEKPLTSLLLKDAPFVFNESCLEAFHRLKRALVTAPIIRAPDWSLPFEIMCDASDFAVGAVLGQMVDRKHHVIYYTSKTLDQTQCGYSTTEKKMLAIVHVVEKFRQYLVGSKVLVYSDHTALRQLMVKKDAKPRLLRWVLLLQEFDLEIKDKPGSENLVADHLSRLTKESRGDKDDGVPIDEWLPDDSILAITHSTPWYADIANFLSSSFILEEFDNQARKKLRYESKRYVWEDPYLYRRCNDGIYRRCVS, from the exons ATGGCTAATTTTGCCAAGGCAACccaacaagaacaagcaaacttgagGGCTACCTTCCTTAAAGACATGAGAGAAATAGAATCAAGGATGGCCTCTCACGATATGGCTAACCCTCAAAGGCCGCCCGGTGGTCTATTGGCCCAAGGAcaaagttccaaggatgcctcaaatagccaccatgATCATGCGGTAGTGTTAAGGAGCGGTGTAGAGCTTGAGGACCCCTACAAAGACCTTGAGTTGGAAGTTGATGAAGAGCCCAAGGGGAATGGGTTGGGAATGAATGGTGAAGAGAGAAGCTCGCCCATGGCATCGTCGACTAAAGTTAGTGAAGATAAGAAGGGGAAGAAAGCTTGTGAAGATTCGTCAAGAAGTGGAATTCAAGTGGATAAGGATGTTGATGGATATGTggaagacctcccttatgaggagGAAGCCATTGAAGAAGTACCTTTGCAACACTCTAAGAAGTTAACAAAGAATTCGGCTCCTCCAAAG TTTTTAAAAGACATTTTGACCAAGAAAAGAGTCTTAGGTGACCAAGAGATAGTGGCTATGGAAgaggcatgtagtgctcatatccttaacaaaATGCCTACTAAACTTggtgacccgggaagcttttcaatcccatgtgtagttggtggtgttcCTATATCAAGAGCTCTTTGTGACTTGGGAGCAAGTGTGAGTCTTATTCCTTTGAAAGTTGCAAAGAGGATTGGCATTCAAAACCTTGCTCCCACTAccatgactctccaattggcggataggtccgtcaagcgCCCTATGGGGGTGCTTGAAGACGTACCTGTCAAG AATGGGCTGCTAACCTTCCAAATTGAGGGCAATAATATCGAATTTAACCTCCCGAATTTGATGAAAGGACCGAGGATGGAAAGATTGAGCACTATTGAGTTGATAGATGAGATAGTACATGAAGTAGCCCGTGAAGAAGcggagatggaagaggtttttcaaatctcCTTGCATGATGAGGCTATGAAGGAAGATCATGAAGTTGATGAGGAACTATCGAAGAAAGTGGAGGGttttctccctccaaag AGATGTGAGGAGCACAACCTCGTCCTTAATTGGGAaaaatgccattttatggtaGAGGAAGGGGTTGTACTCGGTCACGTTGTCTCTAGTAGGGGTATTGAGGTTGATGGTGCTAAGGTTGCCGTTATAGAAAACTTGTCACCTCCTTCCAGTGTAAAGGGAGTGAGAAGTTTTGTAGGACACGCCGGATTCTATAGGCGTTTcattaaagatttttcaaaaatagaaaaACCATTGACCTCATTACTCCTCAAAGATGCCCCCTTTGTGTTTAATGAATCTTGTCTTGAGGCTTTTCATAggttgaagagagcattggtcacgGCCCCAATAATCCGGGCTCCGGATTGGAGCCTCCCCTTTGAGATAATGTGCGATgcttcggacttcgcggttggtgcggtACTTGGGCAAATGGTGGATAGGAAGCATCATGTGATATATTATACAAGTAAGACCCTTGACCAAACACAATGCGGGTATTCTACAACCGAGAAGAAAATGTTAGCAATTGTTCATGTCGTGGAAAAGTTTCGACAATACCTTGTTGGGTCTAAGGTGTTGGTTTACTCCGAccacaccgccttgagacaattgatggtgaagaAGGATGCTAAACCCCGACTTTTGAGATGGGTACTACTCCTTCAAGAATTCGATCTAGAGATTAAGGACAAGCCGGGATCCGAAAACCTTGTTGCGGATCATCTATCGAGGTTAACTAAAGAGTCCCGAGGGGATAAAGACGATGGGGTCCCTATTGATGAATGGTTGCCCGACGATTCTATCCTTGCTATTACCCATTCCACCCCTTGGTATGCGGATATAGCCAATTTCTTGAGTTCTAGCTTTATCCTCGAAGAATTTGATAACCAAGCTAGGAAGAAGTTGAGATATGAATCAAAGAGATATGTGTGGGAGGACCCTTACCTCTATAGAAGGTGCAATGATGGGATTTACCGGAGATGTGTCTCTTAA
- the LOC141657350 gene encoding ubiquitin carboxyl-terminal hydrolase 2-like isoform X1 translates to MGHGLKEIMGKRVRKKAQGGLKEKRVSTSSPKVVLKEINQTSKIFNEGVMVVKKRKVCPHFDKAVDVAKVCSKLESAESTSCEDCQEGIIDRKGGRGKGKHGKKKCESRATWICLQCGRFSCGGVDLPNTEQTHALRHSCQSRHPLVIQMENNNLRWCFSCRTLIPVETLDDNGVQIDALSDIVKILKNQSSKTTSVDMEDKWLGSGSVISDVKSENKLVSFPNGKDLFVIRGLVNLGNTCFFNSVMQNLLAIDILREYLLSFDGSMGPMTSALKEIYIETSLESGLRNVINPEPLFGCICANASQFKGYQQQDSHEFLRCLLDGLSAEDLCAKKSDICSRENGPSLPASPTFIDDIFGGQISSTVCCVECGHSLVIHEPFLDLSLPLPTKKPHAKKVPPASRKRKAKQPPKTVGRPRPKLKKDGNLRSTVIGCDHSSSSQSSSADLVEPGLVVDNKALGSQEHNSTQPDDASTQVPESGGQEVDVLQLDYPEPVTQSDAQEAGSCLDDLEPATQSYAQEPDSWLNYPEPVSLSDDQNLTVESNDVLDSVESGSKDGNHTIHSFQKTMNSSEQIGVDTGEKNVKPQSVVDGWEDDCLMQVKDNEVLLLPYKKDCPSTEIPSLAVGDEEHTSDFVGFGDMFDEAEAVATPSEVSNNMEGSSHLGNGFLAGNSTESDPDEVDNTDSLVSVKSCLAHFVKPELLSGEHAWHCENCSKLQLKERQKLKKNRRRSSLLLQKNMAKNEYSGSNSVLVADSNESSGPHENLKIRVPLQANGSTPALSKELGERYEPVSACSDATNVSICPQLPDEASPGSKSINCCIAYADHVPVERLSGSEKHDSEEDEEDDDIDSKSVKVMRSAIKRILISKSPPILTIHLKRFEQDARGRLSKLSGHVVFKEFIDLRPYLDNRSVRDKCIYRLIGVVEHSGSMRSGHYVAYVRGTDTGQGSLEEKNDTKRHNVWYHASDSYVRETTLNEVLHSEAYILFYEKVHLEG, encoded by the exons ATGGGACATGGATTGAAGGAAATAATGGGGAAGAGGGTTAGGAAGAAGGCTCAAGGTGGACTTAAGGAGAAGCGGGTTTCTACCTCTTCCCCGAAGGTTGTTCTGAAGGAGATTAATCAGACCTCCAAGATTTTTAATGAGGGAGTTATGGTGGTGAAGAAGAGAAAAGTCTGTCCCCATTTTGATAAGGCTGTTGATGTGGCAAAAGTTTGTTCAAAACTCGAGTCAGCAGAGTCTACTAGCTGTGAGGATTGTCAGGAAGGTATAATTGATCGCAAGGGTGGCAGAGGAAAGGGAAAACACGGTAAAAAGAAATGTGAATCTAGAGCCACTTGGATTTGTTTACAGTGTGGCCGTTTTTCTTGTGGAGGTGTTGATTTGCCTAACACTGAGCAAACTCATGCTCTTCGGCATTCTTGTCAAAGTCGGCACCCTTTGGTAATCCAGATGGAGAACAATAATCTAAGGTGGTGCTTTTCTTGTAGGACTCTTATTCCAGTTGAAACGTTGGACGATAATGGTGTGCAGATAGATGCTTTGTCGGATATTGTTAAGATTTTGAAAAACCAGTCTTCCAAGACAACTTCGGTAGATATGGAAGATAAATGGTTGGGAAGTGGGAGCGTTATTAGTGATGTAAAATCGGAAAACAAATTAGTCAGTTTTCCAAATGGTAAGGATCTTTTTGTAATCAGAGGATTGGTCAATCTTGGTAATACATGCTTCTTCAATTCTGTCATGCAGAATTTACTGGCAATAGATATTTTGCGGGAGTATTTACTGTCATTTGATGGGTCAATGGGACCAATGACTAGTGCCTTGAAGGAGATTTATATTGAAACAAGCCTTGAATCAGGTCTGAGAAATGTGATTAATCCGGAACCACTATTTGGATGTATTTGTGCCAACGCTTCTCAATTTAAGGGGTACCAACAACAAGACAGTCATGAATTTCTTCGCTGTTTGCTTGATGGTTTGTCAGCCGAAGATTTGTGTGCAAAGAAGTCTGATATATGCTCTAGAGAAAATGGGCCATCTTTACCAGCAAGCCCTACATTTATTGATGACATATTTGGGGGCCAGATTTCAAGCACTGTTTGTTGTGTTGAATGTGGGCACTCTTTGGTCATTCATGAGCCTTTTCTAGATCTCTCGCTTCCTTTACCCACAAAGAAACCACATGCTAAGAAGGTTCCACCAGCTTCTAGAAAAAGAAAAGCCAAACAACCTCCTAAAACAGTTGGCAGGCCTCGTCCTAAACTTAAAAAAGATGGAAATTTACGTTCTACTGTTATTGGCTGTGATCATTCGAGCAGCAGCCAGTCATCTTCAGCTGATCTTGTTGAACCTGGACTTGTGGTTGACAACAAGGCTTTGGGGTCTCAGGAACATAACTCTACGCAGCCAGATGATGCCAGCACACAAGTGCCTGAAAGTGGTGGCCAGGAAGTTGATGTGCTTCAACTGGATTATCCTGAACCTGTTACCCAAAGTGATGCTCAAGAAGCCGGATCATGTTTGGATGACCTTGAACCGGCTACCCAAAGTTATGCCCAGGAACCTGACTCATGGCTGAATTATCCTGAACCAGTTTCTTTGTCTGACGACCAGAATTTAACTGTCGAGAGCAATGATGTTTTGGATAGCGTAGAATCTGGAAGCAAAGATGGGAATCACACTATACACTCATTTCAGAAGACAATGAATTCAAGTGAGCAGATAGGTGTAGATACTGGTGAGAAGAATGTGAAGCCTCAGTCTGTGGTAGATGGTTGGGAAGATGACTGTCTGATGCAGGTCAAGGACAATGAAGTGTTGTTACTGCCCTACAAAAAAGATTGTCCCTCTACTGAAATTCCTTCATTAGCTGTGGGTGATGAAGAACATACTTCGGATTTTGTTGGCTTTGGTGACATGTTTGATGAGGCTGAGGCAGTTGCAACACCTTCAGAAGTTTCAAATAATATGGAAGGGAGTTCGCATCTTGGAAATGGTTTCCTAGCTGGAAACAGCACCGAGTCTGATCCTGATGAAGTTGATAACACAGATTCATTGGTGTCTGTCAAGAGTTGTTTGGCTCATTTTGTTAAGCCTGAGCTACTGTCTGGCGAGCATGCTTGGCATTGTGAGAACTGTTCAAAACTACAACTCAAGGAAAGACAGAAACTTAAGAAGAACCGTCGAAGATCGTCACTACTGCTCCAGAAAAACATGGCTAAAAATGAATATTCAGGTTCTAACTCAGTATTAGTTGCTGATAGTAACGAAAGCAGTGGGCCTCATGAGAATTTGAAAATTCGTGTTCCACTGCAAGCCAATGGATCGACTCCAGCATTGTCAAAAGAACTAGGAGAAAGATATGAACCAGTAAGTGCATGCTCTGATGCCACTAATGTCTCTATTTGTCCCCAACTTCCTGATGAAGCTAGTCCGGGTAGTAAATCAATCAATTGTTGCATTGCATATGCTGACCACGTTCCTGTTGAGAGACTATCCGGTTCTGAGAAACATGATTCAGAGgaagatgaagaagatgatgacaTTGATTCCAAAAGTGTAAAGGTGATGAGAAGTGCAATTAAAAGGATATTGATCAGCAAAAGCCCTCCTATTTTGACCATTCACCTGAAAAGATTTGAGCAAGATGCACGTGGTCGCCTAAGTAAACTAAGTGGCCATGTTGTTTTCAAGGAATTTATTGATCTTCGACCTTATTTGGATAACAG GTCAGTGAGAGACAAATGCATTTACCGTCTAATTGGGGTGGTCGAGCATTCGGGGTCAATGAGAAGTGGTCATTATGTTGCATATGTGAGAGGTACCGACACAGGCCAAGGAAGCTTAGAAGAAAAAAACGATACAAAGAGGCATAATGTGTGGTATCATGCAAGCGACTCTTATGTTCGTGAAACAACCTTGAACGAAGTCCTTCACTCCGAGGCTTACATTCTTTTCTATGAGAAAGTTCATCTTGAAG GTTAG
- the LOC141657350 gene encoding ubiquitin carboxyl-terminal hydrolase 2-like isoform X2, which translates to MGKRVRKKAQGGLKEKRVSTSSPKVVLKEINQTSKIFNEGVMVVKKRKVCPHFDKAVDVAKVCSKLESAESTSCEDCQEGIIDRKGGRGKGKHGKKKCESRATWICLQCGRFSCGGVDLPNTEQTHALRHSCQSRHPLVIQMENNNLRWCFSCRTLIPVETLDDNGVQIDALSDIVKILKNQSSKTTSVDMEDKWLGSGSVISDVKSENKLVSFPNGKDLFVIRGLVNLGNTCFFNSVMQNLLAIDILREYLLSFDGSMGPMTSALKEIYIETSLESGLRNVINPEPLFGCICANASQFKGYQQQDSHEFLRCLLDGLSAEDLCAKKSDICSRENGPSLPASPTFIDDIFGGQISSTVCCVECGHSLVIHEPFLDLSLPLPTKKPHAKKVPPASRKRKAKQPPKTVGRPRPKLKKDGNLRSTVIGCDHSSSSQSSSADLVEPGLVVDNKALGSQEHNSTQPDDASTQVPESGGQEVDVLQLDYPEPVTQSDAQEAGSCLDDLEPATQSYAQEPDSWLNYPEPVSLSDDQNLTVESNDVLDSVESGSKDGNHTIHSFQKTMNSSEQIGVDTGEKNVKPQSVVDGWEDDCLMQVKDNEVLLLPYKKDCPSTEIPSLAVGDEEHTSDFVGFGDMFDEAEAVATPSEVSNNMEGSSHLGNGFLAGNSTESDPDEVDNTDSLVSVKSCLAHFVKPELLSGEHAWHCENCSKLQLKERQKLKKNRRRSSLLLQKNMAKNEYSGSNSVLVADSNESSGPHENLKIRVPLQANGSTPALSKELGERYEPVSACSDATNVSICPQLPDEASPGSKSINCCIAYADHVPVERLSGSEKHDSEEDEEDDDIDSKSVKVMRSAIKRILISKSPPILTIHLKRFEQDARGRLSKLSGHVVFKEFIDLRPYLDNRSVRDKCIYRLIGVVEHSGSMRSGHYVAYVRGTDTGQGSLEEKNDTKRHNVWYHASDSYVRETTLNEVLHSEAYILFYEKVHLEG; encoded by the exons ATGGGGAAGAGGGTTAGGAAGAAGGCTCAAGGTGGACTTAAGGAGAAGCGGGTTTCTACCTCTTCCCCGAAGGTTGTTCTGAAGGAGATTAATCAGACCTCCAAGATTTTTAATGAGGGAGTTATGGTGGTGAAGAAGAGAAAAGTCTGTCCCCATTTTGATAAGGCTGTTGATGTGGCAAAAGTTTGTTCAAAACTCGAGTCAGCAGAGTCTACTAGCTGTGAGGATTGTCAGGAAGGTATAATTGATCGCAAGGGTGGCAGAGGAAAGGGAAAACACGGTAAAAAGAAATGTGAATCTAGAGCCACTTGGATTTGTTTACAGTGTGGCCGTTTTTCTTGTGGAGGTGTTGATTTGCCTAACACTGAGCAAACTCATGCTCTTCGGCATTCTTGTCAAAGTCGGCACCCTTTGGTAATCCAGATGGAGAACAATAATCTAAGGTGGTGCTTTTCTTGTAGGACTCTTATTCCAGTTGAAACGTTGGACGATAATGGTGTGCAGATAGATGCTTTGTCGGATATTGTTAAGATTTTGAAAAACCAGTCTTCCAAGACAACTTCGGTAGATATGGAAGATAAATGGTTGGGAAGTGGGAGCGTTATTAGTGATGTAAAATCGGAAAACAAATTAGTCAGTTTTCCAAATGGTAAGGATCTTTTTGTAATCAGAGGATTGGTCAATCTTGGTAATACATGCTTCTTCAATTCTGTCATGCAGAATTTACTGGCAATAGATATTTTGCGGGAGTATTTACTGTCATTTGATGGGTCAATGGGACCAATGACTAGTGCCTTGAAGGAGATTTATATTGAAACAAGCCTTGAATCAGGTCTGAGAAATGTGATTAATCCGGAACCACTATTTGGATGTATTTGTGCCAACGCTTCTCAATTTAAGGGGTACCAACAACAAGACAGTCATGAATTTCTTCGCTGTTTGCTTGATGGTTTGTCAGCCGAAGATTTGTGTGCAAAGAAGTCTGATATATGCTCTAGAGAAAATGGGCCATCTTTACCAGCAAGCCCTACATTTATTGATGACATATTTGGGGGCCAGATTTCAAGCACTGTTTGTTGTGTTGAATGTGGGCACTCTTTGGTCATTCATGAGCCTTTTCTAGATCTCTCGCTTCCTTTACCCACAAAGAAACCACATGCTAAGAAGGTTCCACCAGCTTCTAGAAAAAGAAAAGCCAAACAACCTCCTAAAACAGTTGGCAGGCCTCGTCCTAAACTTAAAAAAGATGGAAATTTACGTTCTACTGTTATTGGCTGTGATCATTCGAGCAGCAGCCAGTCATCTTCAGCTGATCTTGTTGAACCTGGACTTGTGGTTGACAACAAGGCTTTGGGGTCTCAGGAACATAACTCTACGCAGCCAGATGATGCCAGCACACAAGTGCCTGAAAGTGGTGGCCAGGAAGTTGATGTGCTTCAACTGGATTATCCTGAACCTGTTACCCAAAGTGATGCTCAAGAAGCCGGATCATGTTTGGATGACCTTGAACCGGCTACCCAAAGTTATGCCCAGGAACCTGACTCATGGCTGAATTATCCTGAACCAGTTTCTTTGTCTGACGACCAGAATTTAACTGTCGAGAGCAATGATGTTTTGGATAGCGTAGAATCTGGAAGCAAAGATGGGAATCACACTATACACTCATTTCAGAAGACAATGAATTCAAGTGAGCAGATAGGTGTAGATACTGGTGAGAAGAATGTGAAGCCTCAGTCTGTGGTAGATGGTTGGGAAGATGACTGTCTGATGCAGGTCAAGGACAATGAAGTGTTGTTACTGCCCTACAAAAAAGATTGTCCCTCTACTGAAATTCCTTCATTAGCTGTGGGTGATGAAGAACATACTTCGGATTTTGTTGGCTTTGGTGACATGTTTGATGAGGCTGAGGCAGTTGCAACACCTTCAGAAGTTTCAAATAATATGGAAGGGAGTTCGCATCTTGGAAATGGTTTCCTAGCTGGAAACAGCACCGAGTCTGATCCTGATGAAGTTGATAACACAGATTCATTGGTGTCTGTCAAGAGTTGTTTGGCTCATTTTGTTAAGCCTGAGCTACTGTCTGGCGAGCATGCTTGGCATTGTGAGAACTGTTCAAAACTACAACTCAAGGAAAGACAGAAACTTAAGAAGAACCGTCGAAGATCGTCACTACTGCTCCAGAAAAACATGGCTAAAAATGAATATTCAGGTTCTAACTCAGTATTAGTTGCTGATAGTAACGAAAGCAGTGGGCCTCATGAGAATTTGAAAATTCGTGTTCCACTGCAAGCCAATGGATCGACTCCAGCATTGTCAAAAGAACTAGGAGAAAGATATGAACCAGTAAGTGCATGCTCTGATGCCACTAATGTCTCTATTTGTCCCCAACTTCCTGATGAAGCTAGTCCGGGTAGTAAATCAATCAATTGTTGCATTGCATATGCTGACCACGTTCCTGTTGAGAGACTATCCGGTTCTGAGAAACATGATTCAGAGgaagatgaagaagatgatgacaTTGATTCCAAAAGTGTAAAGGTGATGAGAAGTGCAATTAAAAGGATATTGATCAGCAAAAGCCCTCCTATTTTGACCATTCACCTGAAAAGATTTGAGCAAGATGCACGTGGTCGCCTAAGTAAACTAAGTGGCCATGTTGTTTTCAAGGAATTTATTGATCTTCGACCTTATTTGGATAACAG GTCAGTGAGAGACAAATGCATTTACCGTCTAATTGGGGTGGTCGAGCATTCGGGGTCAATGAGAAGTGGTCATTATGTTGCATATGTGAGAGGTACCGACACAGGCCAAGGAAGCTTAGAAGAAAAAAACGATACAAAGAGGCATAATGTGTGGTATCATGCAAGCGACTCTTATGTTCGTGAAACAACCTTGAACGAAGTCCTTCACTCCGAGGCTTACATTCTTTTCTATGAGAAAGTTCATCTTGAAG GTTAG
- the LOC141657352 gene encoding uncharacterized protein LOC141657352, translating to MAATGTVENISSSGNSEGNTIHTNTTSQDESRYLIIKFVNQEDKVLHLRVRRNSTFGAAFEMYRKSSNLSVMPNFLYNGNRISPSVTPAELNFKGREQIDVFNMSYGG from the exons ATGGCAGCAACAGGAACAGTAGAGAATATTAGTAGCAGTGGAAATAGTGAAGGAAATACCATTCATACCAACACCACCTCTCAAGATGAATCCAGATATCTTATCATCAAGTTTGTTAatcag GAAGACAAAGTGTTGCATCTAAGAGTGAGGAGGAACTCAACATTTGGAGCGGCATTTGAAATGTACCGTAAGAGTAGCAACTTGAGTGTTATGCCAAACTTCCTCTACAATGGGAATCGCATTTCTCCTAGCGTCACCCCCGCTGAG CTGAATTTTAAAGGTAGAGAGCAAATCGACGTTTTCAACATGTCGTATGGAGGCTAA